In Aristaeella hokkaidonensis, the following are encoded in one genomic region:
- a CDS encoding MATE family efflux transporter, with the protein MFRIHREGRGRREINMTEGPLLPRILAFSGPLILTGILQLLYNAMDVIVVGNYAGHEALAAVSSTGSLVSLLVNVFMGLAVGASVVVARYYGARDVCAMRRAEHTAMTMALFTGIGVGIFGFVMARPLLQMMDSPPDVIDGAMLYVKIYFLGMPANMLYTFGAAVMRAVGDTKRPMVYLMISGLVNVLLNLLLVIVFHMDVAGVAIATVASMVVSMILVLMCLFRTRGVTQLNLSECRIDGKSLREIVRIGLPAGLQGSLFSVSNVLIQSSVNTFGSLVVAGNGVASNIEGLVYTSMNAQYQADMTFASQNYGAGKADRVRKTLWCCMGSVTVIGLVLGLLVWLFGTPLMSLYNSDMQVISYGLIRMSVIMPTYFLCGLMDVMVGQLRGIGYSIMPMIVSLTGACLLRIVWILTVFAQNHTLTTLYMSYPVSWFVTFATHFLCYIFVARKRLDKLGAAPVPD; encoded by the coding sequence ATGTTTCGTATTCACCGGGAGGGACGGGGACGTCGTGAAATCAACATGACGGAAGGCCCGCTGCTTCCCCGGATTCTTGCCTTTTCGGGCCCGCTGATCCTGACGGGCATCCTGCAGCTTCTGTACAACGCGATGGACGTCATCGTGGTGGGCAACTATGCCGGTCATGAGGCGCTGGCCGCGGTTTCCTCCACCGGCTCGCTGGTGAGCCTGCTGGTAAACGTATTCATGGGGCTGGCTGTCGGAGCCAGCGTGGTGGTTGCCAGGTACTACGGTGCCCGGGATGTATGCGCAATGCGCAGGGCGGAGCATACCGCCATGACGATGGCGCTGTTCACAGGGATCGGTGTGGGTATCTTTGGTTTTGTGATGGCCCGGCCGCTTCTGCAGATGATGGATTCCCCGCCGGACGTGATTGACGGGGCCATGCTCTATGTGAAGATTTACTTCCTGGGAATGCCCGCCAATATGCTGTATACCTTCGGTGCGGCGGTGATGCGGGCGGTCGGGGATACGAAGCGCCCCATGGTTTACCTGATGATCTCCGGCCTGGTGAATGTGCTGCTGAACCTGCTGCTGGTGATCGTATTCCATATGGATGTGGCCGGCGTGGCCATTGCGACGGTAGCCAGTATGGTGGTCAGCATGATACTGGTGCTGATGTGCCTGTTCCGTACCCGCGGCGTCACCCAGCTGAACCTGAGCGAATGCCGGATTGACGGCAAAAGCCTGCGTGAAATTGTACGGATCGGCCTGCCTGCCGGGCTGCAGGGAAGCCTTTTCTCCGTTTCCAATGTGCTGATTCAGTCCTCTGTGAACACGTTTGGTTCCCTGGTCGTGGCCGGAAACGGCGTGGCGAGCAATATTGAAGGGCTGGTCTATACTTCCATGAACGCCCAGTACCAGGCGGATATGACCTTTGCCAGCCAGAATTACGGAGCCGGGAAAGCGGACCGGGTGCGGAAGACCCTCTGGTGCTGCATGGGCAGCGTAACCGTCATCGGGCTTGTACTGGGCCTGCTCGTCTGGCTGTTCGGAACACCGCTCATGAGCCTGTATAATTCCGATATGCAGGTGATATCCTACGGATTGATTCGTATGAGCGTTATCATGCCGACTTATTTCCTCTGCGGCCTGATGGACGTGATGGTCGGACAGCTGCGTGGCATTGGCTATTCCATCATGCCGATGATTGTATCCCTGACTGGGGCCTGTCTGCTTCGGATTGTCTGGATTCTGACGGTTTTCGCGCAGAACCATACCCTGACGACCCTTTATATGTCCTATCCGGTATCGTGGTTCGTGACCTTCGCGACCCATTTCCTCTGCTACATATTCGTTGCCAGGAAGCGGCTTGATAAGCTGGGAGCCGCGCCGGTGCCTGACTGA